A region of the Pseudorca crassidens isolate mPseCra1 chromosome 9, mPseCra1.hap1, whole genome shotgun sequence genome:
cctccagatgtGCACCCACCTGCACACAGCTCGGCCCTGAGCCCctttggggaggaggggcacAAACACAACTTTGCCTGGATGAGAAGGGGTTCTTGGGTTTCGTGAGTGGGCTGACCTTTGGAGGTGTGGGGCAGGAGTGGGCAGAGAGGAGGTTTCTTCCCAGAAACAGGCTTGCCAGGCCCCTGGGGGCATGGGACCAGAGTTGGGGCCATGCCTGGGGCCCCTGAGTGCAAATAGAAAGTTAATTTGGGCAGGAGCTGAGCTGCAGTCAGTCCCGCTGCCCTCCTGCCCGCTCTATTAATACAGATCCAGCTCTGCTGCCTGGCATCACCTATTTATAGCCCCAGAGGCAGCATAGCCACACCCCTTGTATAGAggagggtgaggggcagggaaCTCACAGCTATAGGGGCCAGGGCCGGGGTCCGTAGGTGCCCACAGCCTCCTTGGGTGGGCCTGGCACTGATGGGCTGGAATCCACCCAgactccccacctccttcccagtCTGGACTATGTGGTCAGGCTCCTGATctgccccgccccccctccctgccccccatcaACCTAGGGTTGAGTGGGTCTGTCTAGACCCTGCAAACTCATCATTAATTAGCTTGTTAAATGGCTGAAAGGAGGGGGCGGGGAATGCAGGGTTCTTTCTGAAACAGCTGTGGCTGTAATTAGGTGGACAGTGTGGCTGGCTCTTATTTATTCCGGTTATGATTACTCTGTGATCAGCGCCTCTGATTGGTGGCTTGGCAGGGAAGGCTCCCTCCTTTCCTAACCACCCATCAGCCTTTAGAATTGTCGGTGCCTGCCTGGGAGGGCCCGTGGGTTTGCCAGAGAAGTGGGTGGTTTTGTCTACTATGTTGTCTGCTATGGGCTTCTCAGCTTGCTAGCCCCCCCTCCGTGGCAATGCCCAGGGCCCCCCAACAGGCTCTTGAGCGCCTCAGTGGGCGGCCAAGGTACCCACGTGGTCTGGGATGCCCCATGCCCTTGTGGCCTGCCTGAGCTGAACTGTCTCAGCGTCCAGGAATGTAGACTTCCCTGCCAGTCTTAGCTCAGACTGGCATGAAGCTTGGGGTGCCAAGTGGCACCAGATAGGGTAGAGAGGAGCCTGGGGCCAGGGGCCAAGGACATGGACAAATTGGAAGAGTGGGTGGTAGAGACCACCAGGTCTCTGGCTTCTCCCAACAGAGCATCTTGTGCAGAAGCCCTCTAGCACCTGGTGTGGCCGGGAGGAGGAGTTCTGCCAGACAGGCTTAGGCGCGGTGCGCACACCTGTCACCGTGCACACTCCCGGTGCCCCTGGCTACATTTTCTGgctcccacctgccctcccccctCCATGCACTCACACTTCCTGGGCAGGACTGGGCTTGTGTCTACTGCCTGGGAATGTGCTTGGTTGAGGCTGGGCCCACTGGCCTAGGCTTGGCTGCCTTCCAGGGGAGACCAAGGAGCAGGACGATGTCAGGCCAGAGAGCGCTTTGACAGAGAGAAGGAGGGTAGCGGTCGCTCCTGGCTGTCAGAAAGGGGGGCAGCTCTCTTAAGGAAGCGAATTCTGGTCCCCGCAGGGGCATCTGACCGATCCATGGTGTTTCCCTGTCCCCTGTCTCAGAGCTTTTGTGTGATCCTGGAAGTTGCTGCCTCTCAAACTGACCCTTCCACCCAGGTGGCAGATAGGTGGATCTTGATGGGAGGCACATGGGTGTCTGTGTTCTCTGGAGAGCCTTCTCCGCTTACAGAGCACTGGCATGCACTGTCTTTCTAACTCTGCAAGGTCAGTGGTTTTGTCCTCATTTTTCTGATGAGAGAACTAGACTCAAGGAGGTGAAGTGACTTTACCTGAAGATCTCACAGGTAGTATGAAGGAAATTTAGGACTAGGACTTACAAACCAGAGCTCTTTCCCCTCGGCCCTGTGCTGTGGAGCTGGGCTGGGGCCTCCGGCACGGGGGGAGTCAGGTGTGGAGCCAGTGGGTGCCACTGAGTGCAGGTGGGGATGACTCTTCGGAGCCCGGGCTGAGCCTGCTGTGCTGCGGGGTGAGGGCTGCCTCAGCTCTGCCTGCCCTTCCGAGCGTTTGGTTTCTCTGCAGGCTGCATGTTGTGCCTGGGTCAGTCCACCTTCCTCCGCTTTAACCACCCGGCTGAAGCCAAGTGGATGAAGAGCATGATTCCGGCAGGGGGCCGGGCCCCTGGACCCCCCTACAGTCCTGGCCCGGGTAGGTACCCACTTGGGGCACGTGGCTAGTTTGGCGGCACCCCGTGGACAGTCCTCCTCCTTGCCCATTCCAGCCTCCAGCCACACTTGCAGTGTCAGGGCAGGACAACACCCATGATCTGGGCTTGCTGCCACCTGCCATGGGCCACTGGTGGAGAGTGCCAGGCAGTCTGACCACTGGAAGAGATCCAAGAAGTGCTGCTTGGCTGGAATTGGGGAATCATGTGCCTGAGGGATGGGGGGCTGTGCCGGCCTGTGTCCCACTGCCCTGGAAGGTGCCACCTTGGTGTCTGGGACCCTGACCCTCTTATGTCACTACCAGGGAGCCTCACCCTTGAGGGTGGCCTGTGGGGGCAGAAGGAAGCATCCAATTGAGCTGCTGTAAGctctggggcggggagggggggtccCACCTGCTTGTGATCATGTCTTtgggccctgccccacccccaggccatgCCATGCCAGCTGATGTCTCAGTGGAGCAGCTGCAGTTTGTGTGTGAATTATTGATCCCCAGAGGAGAGTTGGGTGATTGTCCCAGGGAGCCAGCACAGCCCCCCTCAGCCCAGCTGCCTAGGGGGCTGGGTGCAGATCAGGAGGCTGCCTATAGGCCTGCCACCCCAGACTTTGCACGGGTATTCAGATGGCTGTAGGATGACAGGTGTCAGCGTGCTACTGGGACAGGTGGACATGTGTGTGAGGTGCACCTAGCAGGGTGGCATCAGTGGCTTCAATGGATCATTTGGGGATCTGAGGAAAGATGGGTGGTCCCTAGGATCACCAGTATCCACGGCAACCCCTCTGCCTTTGGTCCCACACAGTCCCCATAATTTTGGACCCAGACTCAGTCTTGCAAagccttcttcttctcctttctagGTCCTTGGAGGCTCAGAAGCTTGGGTTCCCAGTCCACTCCCTGGGTAGCTTTACCCTGCTCCCACCCTGGCCTTGTCACGCCACTCCCTCAGCTGTTTGGGGCAGTGGTTTCAGAGACTCCTGGTTGGTTGAcaagggctggggcagggcaaaGGCAGGCTCTTGCTGGCATGGCTTAACGGGCTAATTGGAGGCACTGAGCTGCACCTAGTTGCTGCCCAGCCTGGCTTCCAGGAACTGGCCTTTAGGGCCAGGCCCCTCCCTTGCCTCTGACTGGATAAAGTGGTGCTGCACACACCCCTCGCCCAGCCCTGgaggatctgtgtgtgtgttttcctgggTCTCGGCTGCTGTGTTGGGAGGCCCTGATGTCCTATTGGACTGGGACCACCTCCTCCCCGGAACTTCTGGCCCGCTCCCCAGCGTGCCCCCATGCCCTTTGCAGAAGGTCCACCTGCCCTTCCTGAAGTGGAGCTTGAGGAggttgaggaaaccaaggcagggAGGAACCTAGTCTTAGGGTGAGTGCCTGGCCGTGTTGCCGACTCTGTCCTAAGTCATAAAATGTCAGAGCCAGGAGAGCCCTCTTCCTTCACAGACGGCAAAACCAAGGGCAAGTGACTTGGGGAAGTTGCACAGCAGGTTAGTGGCTGAGCTGGCGCTGGGACCCAGATCTCCTGGCTGCTTCTCCAGAGCCTTTCTAGCCCTGTTCTGCTGGCAGGACGTGGGAGTGCTCGCTCTTGTGCATATGCAGCTCCCTAGGGCCTAGGAGACGCCGACCAGGTCCTGAGGCCTCTTTGCGTTTTCCTTCAGCAGAATCACAAAGCTTGGTGAACGGGAACCACACCCCACAGCCTGCAACCCAGGGACCCTCAGCCTGTGGCAGCCACAGTTCCCTGGTGAGCTCTATTGAGAAGGACCTGCAGGAGATCATGGACTCACTGGTGCTCGAGGAGCCTGGAGCTGCTGGCAAGAAGCCTGCCGCCACTTCCCCACTGTCACCGATGGCCAATGGTGGCCGCTACCTGCTGTCCCCCCCGACCAGCCCTGGCGCCATGTCCGTGGGCTCCAGCTATGAGAACACCTCTCCAGCCTTCTCTCCGCTCTCCTCACCAGCCAGCAGTGGGAGCTGTGCCAGCCACTCCCCCAGTGGGCAGGAGCCAGCCCCTTCCATGCCCCCCCTGGTGCCTGCCCGGTCCTCTAGCTACCATTTGGCCCTGCAGCCCTCACAGTCCCGACCCAGTGGTGCTCGCCCCTCTGAGAGCCCCCGGCTGGGCAGGAAGGGGGGTCACGAGAGGCCGCCCAGCCCTGGCCTCCGAGGTCTGCGGACAGACAGCCCTGCAGCCACTGTCTTGGCAGTGGCCTGCAGAGCCACCGAGAGCCCCCGGGCGGGGGGGCAGTTGCCCCTGGTGGCGATTGGCCTGAGTGAATACCAGGCTTCAGGTGCCCGTGGCCAACCCACCAGCATTCCTGGCAGCCCCAAGTTCCAGCCACCAGTCCCTGCTCCTCGAAACAAGATTGGCACGCTCCAGGACCGCCCTCCCAGCCCTTTCCGGGAGCTGCCGGGCACTGAGCGGGTGTTGACAACCAGCCCCTCACGCCAGCTGGTGGGCCGAACATTTTCCGATGGGTCCGCTACCCGCACCCTGCAACCTCCCGAGAGCCCCCGCCTAGGCCGGCGGGGCCTGGACAGTATGAGAGAACTGCCTCCCTTGAGTCCATCTCTGTCCCGAAGGGCTCTCTCCCCCATGCCCGCCCGGACCACCCCAGATCCCAAACTAACCAGGGAAGTGGCAGAGAGTCCCCGACCCCGGCGCTGGGCAGCCCATGGGGCTTCACCAGAGGACTTCTCTGTGACGGCGTGGGGCCGTAGGACACGGAGCCCCTCACCCACACTAGGGGAGTCCCTGGCACCCCGCAAGGGCAGCTTCAGTGGCAGGCTGAGCCCGGCTTATAGTCTGGGCTCGTTGACTGGGGCTTCACCCCACCAGAGCCCCCGTGCCCAGAGGAAGCTCTCCAGCGGGGACTTGCGGGTGCCTGTCACTCGGGAGCGGAAAAATAGCATCACAGAGATCAGTGACAACGAGGATGACCTCCTGGAGTACCACCGGCGGCAGCGCCAAGAGCGGCTTCGGGAGCAGGAGATGGAGAGGCTGGTGAGCGGATGCCAGGGAGGCCGCTGGCATCCATGACAGGGGCTCTGCCAGGGTGTGGGCGGGCCagctggcagggagggaggggcccgtGGACAGGGCCTGGGCTTCCCAAGCTTCTCCACTTCCGGGATACACCGTAGTGACCAGTATCTCAAGGCTCTGGTGCCCTGAACAAGAACTTTCTTTGACGTCTCTAAGGCCTTATTTCAAATTCATGCTCACTTTGCATTTATTCCATAACACAGTGTTTGTTTTCATGTATAAAAGAAGTTTCACGTTATGTACCTGAACACAATGAAGCTCTAGGAAAACATAGCACGTTTATGATGAAGCTTTGTACGTCTCAGTTTGAGAAGCAGGTCTCAGTGATTAGAaggctgaagcccagagaggggaatgggtttgtgcaaggtcacacagcaagttctggcagagctggaattggaACCCACGTCTCCTGTCTCTCCAAGGCTTATTCTTTAGAAAAGCCTCTGGTCCttctttcttgcttctctttGGCCTCTATAAATGGGTGGGAGCTGCTCATCCTGGCCCATGCTGGATCATCTGGAaatgggggtggcagggggagaaGAAGAGAACAGGATGGGCAGCCCCTGGCTGATCCAGGTCAGTCTGTGTGATAGTGATTTTgtgtgctggtgtgtgtgtgtgtgtgtgtgtgtgtgtgtgtgtgcatgcgcacaCATGTGGGTGCCTTTGGGGGCTGGGTGTGGTTCTGGGCAGCTGTCCTGGAGATGGCATCTGagctgggtgggggctgggattcCCCAGATAGAGCAGGGAGCTTGAGGGGCGCTGGCTGGTGTGTCCACGCTGTAGCACGTGCACAGGAAAATAGGTTCTGCCCTCTTTCCCTTGCGAGCAGAAGAACGGGGTTCCTGGGGGCCCAGGGACACTGGGATTGGTTTGAGGAGGAGAATCGGAACTGAGGAGGTTTGCCTGGAGCCCTTTCAGAAGAGGTTGGGACAGCTTTGGGTGAGGTGAGGGTGTGGGACCTTGTGTCTGTGTTGGGTCCGGGAGGGATGAGGCAGGACCCCCAGTCTTGTAAGTTACTATATCTTCTGTTTTTGCCTGGCCTGGACAAGAGTGCTTGCCCCCCGCTGGGGTCTCATCCTGGAGAGGGGGCAGTGAACCTGGCACAGGCAGAGTGGTGGGGCCAGCCTCCCTCAACTCCATTCAGccttcccgccccctcccctgccccgcgCCACGTGCCTCCCCAGCCCTTACCTGCCCCACCTGTCACTTTAAATCTTGGAGgctgcctgccctgcccctcccacctccaccggGCTGGCTGCTTATCTTGGtcctggggcaggggcgggggcacTGGCCCAGCCTCCTGGGTGCTGAGACTCTGTTCCTGGTTTTCTTGCTATGGAACTGGGTAAGCAGCAGGAGGGAAGCTGGGTAAGTGTCTGGGGGGTCCTGGCCAAACTGGTGAGAGACACCAGAGGTTGAGGGACCACAGAGAGAGTCTGGGGGAAGCCCCAAGTCTGGAGTACTATCCCTCCTTCACCTTCTTAGGCCCCTGGGAGGTATCTGGGTGGGCTGTGTGGGCAGGGGGCGGATGCAGCAGCCGGGCCACAGAGCACTGACACCTGGGCCCAGGCGTTCAAGTGCTGGCAGCTGCGCGGCCTGCTGGGAAGGAGCCAGGGGCTGCCAGAGGGTGACTGGAGCTGAGATGGGCATGAGGAGGGCTGTGGCCCAGGCCTCTCGGGCAGGGTGTATACATGCTAAGCACATCTTTGTGTAAACCTGTGTCAGGTCCCTGTGGGCCCCTGGGTCTGTGTTCCGGCCCTGCCTGTGTGGGTCGGTGCCCACCTGTCTGTGTGCTAGACTGTGTTTATCCGTGTGTGTGCCAGTGTGCGTTTGTGCATGTCAGGACTGGTGTGTTTGTGCGTAGCTGCCTGTTAATACAGGCCCAGGGTACGTGTTGTGTCTTTGTGTGTCAGTGCTGATATGCGGCGGTGTCTCTGTGGGCCCAGGTGTCTTTGGATCTACGTGTATCCATGTCAGCATGAACACCTGCGTGTTCTGTGTCTCATTGTGTTCTTTACCTGCCTACCAGCATGTGTTTCTGGGTGCGTCTGGGTGTGTCCCTGTGTGTTCACGAGGAAGCCCACCCTGGGACAGAATgagaagggagaggaaacagGAAGACGGGAGGGGCTGGCCGCGTGGGCAGGTGGCACGACAGCCCGGTTCCTCCTGCCCGCCTCTGGGGcacccaccctccttccctctgcctccccagaCCTTGGGCTCTGGGCTCTCCTGACTTGATTCTGACGCCGAGCCCCTAGTGTCCTAGTCCTCCCTCCTGACGGGACACCATGCCTGGCTCTAGCCCTCCTGGGACCCAGCCTCCTCCCCTTACGCCCTGCTCTGTCCACCCTCCCCAGGAACGACAGCGCCTGGAGACCATCCTGAATTTATGCGCCGAGTACAGCCGGGCCGACGGGGGACCTGAGGCCGGGGAGCTGCCCAGCATCGGGGAGGCCGCCGCAGCCTTGGCTCTGGCCTGCCGGAGGCCCTCACGAGGCCTTGTGGGGGGCACTGGGGCCTCTGCGCGGAGCAACGAGGAGCCTGGAGGTGCCACCCAACGCCTGTGGGAGACTGTGGAGCGCTCGGATGAGGAGAATCTCAAGGAGGAGTGCAGTAGCACGGAGAGCACCCAGCAGGAGGTGGGACCCAGCAGGGACCCAGCAGGAGGTGGGACCCAGCAGGAGGTGGGACGCGGGGTGGCCTGCCGCAGGCCGAGGAGGCACGCGTGTGTGGTGGATGCCAAGGCCCAGCGAGGGGGAAGTATATGAAGTTTGGGCCGACATCAGGGTGTAGAAATGAGGAGGTGggactcccctggcagtccactggttaagactccgcgcagGGCGTGTGGGTTCCACGATCTCTGCTCCGGAAGCTAAGGTCCCGCGTATCCAGtagcagggccaaaaaaaaaaagaggaggcaaGGAAGAGGGGGAGGTGTTGATGAGTTTCCCAAGCTATAAATATGCTTTACGACCTGGCTTTCCTTGGAGCCCCACCCGGGCCTGGCACCCGGTGGTAAGTCTGTTACTTTCAGCCAAGCTGTATTGCTCCCTGTGCGGGGAGGGGAGCTTCCTCCTATCTCAGTCCAGCTGCCCCTTCCAAGCACCCTGAGAAATGCGGATCCGTTTCCGTAGTCTCATCCTGGAAGGCTCTAGAGGCTTCCCTAGCTGatggctcccctcccctccagcacGAAGATGCACCCAGTGCCAAGCTCCAGGGAGAGGTGCTGGCCCTGGAAGAGGAGCGGGCTCAGGTGCTGGGGCGAGTGGGGCAGCTGAAAGTCCGGGTGAAGGAGTTGGAGCAGCAGCTGCAGGAGTCGGCCCGAGAGGTGAGAGCGAGGGCCCTGGCTGGGCTCCTCCCCGGGCACAGTGATGGCCCCAGAGTGGCCCGAGTCCAGCTGCCTTGAGTGGCCTTGACGTGGACCCTGCTGTTGCCTCCAGGCTGAAATGGAGCGGGCACTGctgcagggggagagggaagcagagcgCACGCTGCTGCAGAAGGAGCAGAAGGCGCTGGACCAGCTGCAGGAGAAGCTGGTGACCTTGGAGACGGGCATCCAAAAGGAGAGGGACAAGGTAAcccaccccaggcctggctcAGTGCCGGGCGCCTGTGGcctgggagaagaggagagatgcCTTCTCTGGGGCCCCTAACCTCTTACCTCATTGTTCATCCTGCAGCCCGGCTGGTCTCTGGGCCCCTTCTGGGGCAGGGGGCCTTATTCTCCGTGGAAAGTACCAGCTTGGAGGGCGCTGCCAGGGTCTGGGCTGGTGTCTGGGGTCTCCTCTGCCTGGGTCTCTGTTCTACATCTGGGTGCCTGGGTGCCTGCCATTCTAGGCCCTTCGTGCCCCTTCTAGGAAGTGCCGAAGCCCCTTCTTGGGCGGTGAGCACGGCCCAAGGCACTGGTACTGGGGAGTGATTCAGGTCTGGGTGTCTGCATCTGGAGGACATCCGCCTCCAAGCGTGGCTCCGGTGCTCAGGATGTGGTCTTTGGGAGATGGCCCTCAGGTCTCTGTTTCCCTTGAGCCTTCAGGATCTGCAGCCTCCCATCCCAGATGGTCCCAGCTCCTGCCCCTGGCCCTTTCAGATTTCGTGCCAGCCTGCTGGGGCCGCTCCATCCCACAGGGGCCGTGTCAGCCACGCCCAAGATGTCCAACAACGTGCCAAAAGCTCCGAAGTGGAGAGGGGCCACCTATTTCTGGACTTGACAGTATTTTTCCAAGAATTAATTCTCCTTCTGGATTTTTTGAGAGTGTCTTCCTCCGGCCCCTCAGTTTTGAAGCTCTTAACAATTCTGTGACCCTCCCACCCTGTTTTTTGGAGCTTTGGCTCTGGACCCCAAAACCACACTCCCAAATTCTGTGCCAAATTAACTCCATGCTTACCAACCAGGCCTGCACTAACGCCCCCTCTAATCACTGTCCTGGGCTCTCTGCATGTCCCTAACTGCCAGTGCCACCCAGGCAGGGCTGAGCCGTGCCTGCTTTTGCACTAACTCCACGGGCACCCCTGTGCCCTTGGCCCCTCCCCTCTAATGTTGCCTCCTTCCGTTCTTGGTGTGGGACCCCAGGGTTTTGATCAGAAAGGAATGGGCAGGGGGCACAGCTCCACTTTGCTCAGTGGGGCATTGGCAGGAGGGGTACAAAATTGGGGGAAATGCTTGGCCGAGGAGCCTCTCGGTCCAAAGAGCTCCTCTCATTTGGAAAAGCCAGGGTGCGGCCTCCACAGACTGTTTGCAGTTTCCTGCACAGAGGAGAGGCGGGCTGTCGTCACCTGTCTTCCCTCCTGAGTGGAGGGACGAGGAGGTCCAGTGGTGGTGGCATGGCCTGGGGAGGGCACGGACAGGGGCTCTCTGCCACACAGTGGCTACCCTTCCTAGCTTTCCTCTGGGGCTTCCCAATTTCAGATACTCCAACCAGAGGGTGGGAAGGGGTAggtctctccccactcccacccctgatCCATTCAGAACATAGGGTATTGCAAAGGCTGAGTCCAAGCATGGGGAAGTGCTTGGACCTCAGAAACTGGACTGATCAGGTCCTCCTCTCCTGGATGAGGATGGGGgcgtggggtggaggggggacaGAGGCAGGGTTCAGCACAGGGACTCCAGGGTGAAGCTCAGCATTTCAGCAGGAACCTGTCTAACCTCATTTCTCATTGACCTGGCATTGCCTGGAGGCATGGACTTTGCCTTCTCTCTGGGCCCAGTTATTtgaggtggaggtggtgatggtggtggccacggtggtggtggcagtggggaagGTTCCCTCAGCTTCCCTCCCCAGCGCCCAGCCCATGGCCCTATTCTGGCTTTGAGATCAGTAATCACAGTTTCTCCTCTGCCTGTCCTTCGGAGGGGTGACTCACCAGCTCCTCCCTGCAtccccccttcccaccctcaGAGGTGTCATCTCGCCCCAGACAGAGCCATCCACCTCCTCTCTGTACCCACTCCTGGGGCTCCTATTACCACGGCAACGGGCCGAACTAATTGCAACCCTCATCCTACTGAAGTTCAGCCTGCAGTgccagcaccccacccccaccctgggcaggaggtggggaggccAAGGGGGTTGGGTTGGGGTCCCCTCCACTGCATGGCTGTAGCTTTAACATCCTCGGCTCCCAATTCACACCCAACCCCTGGATTTAATCCCCACCAACTCTACCCTTTTCCCAGGGTTAAATTTTGGTCTCTGGGAAGCGGAAGAGGGGGAGGAACAGCAGCTAGAGGCTCCGTGTTTGTGATGTGGAACCAGCTTTGTCTTTGACTGGTTTGGAGAGAAAACAGAGGGCCTCTTCCTAGGACTTGCCCAAACCTTTCTAGTTCAAGGGACTCCAAGAGACCAACATTTCTGCCTGGGACCCACACCCCTGCCTGTGACACCATCGCCTGCACCTCCAGTCCTGTCTCACACCCCAGCTCTTTGCCTTTCCCACcctgcccctcttcctccttatttccctttctcctgtttgctctctcctctcctggttAAACTCCTTTCATTCCCcgccttctttctcttttccccgcaccccaccccccttccctgcgccccgccccgcgccgccgcTGCCCCGGGCCGGAGTTGAGGAGTGTGTGTTCTGTTTCTCCCCTgtgcccgccccctccccctccggcGACCAGGAGAGGGCGGAGCTGGCCGCGGGACGGAGGCACCTGGAGGCCCGCCAGGCGCTCTACGCCGAGCTCCAGACGCAGCTCGATAACTGCCCCGAGTCAGTGCGGGAACAGTTACAGGAGCAGCTGAGAAGGGTCAGTTTCaccagcccccgccccctccccgcccccgagGGCCGCCCGCCCGGAAGAGAGGAGCGGTGGGCCGGGACCGCCTGGGCCCTGCAGTACCTGCCGGACGACAGGGTCCGTGTTGTGGCttggaggggacagggaagggttggggtgggggtggaggttcTCCTTTCTGCTACTGCAGGCAGCGCTGCCCGGCAAAGGGGCAGAGCCGAGCGGAGGaaagggggcggggtgggggcaggtccCTTCCTCCGTTTCCCCGGGTCCAGCCCCCAGAAGTCTCACCTCTGTGAACTGGCCTTCCAGGCGCAGAGTGGTATCGTGAGCACCACCCGATCCCCTTTGTCACTGTCGTTCAAGGAGGCAGAAGCCCTGGAGACTGAGACAAAGCTCTTTGAAGACTTGGAGTTCCAGCAGCTGGAGCGGGAGAGCCGCGTGGAGGAGGAGCGCGAGCTGGCTGGCCAAGGGCTGCTCCGGAGCAAGGCCGAGCTGCTCCGGAGCATCGCCAAGAGGAAGGTGCGCCCCCCCGGCCCCCATCCCTGCCGCGAGGCCCGCAGTGCCGGCTTGACTTCACCTtgctgagcctcggtttcctcatctgtaaaacaagaacaATAACAGGCTGTTGTGAGCGATAAAGGAGATGATGTGTGTGAAGACAGCATAGGACATGATCATAGTAAGCACTCGGTGAACAATAACTATTGTTATTAAGCTCTGACTCTCCCCAGTTCTCCCTTGGAAAGTGGATTGGGCTCACATTCAGAGCTGGGCCctggctgggcagggcagggagaaaCGGAGATGGAGGAGGGCGCTGAAGAGGAGACTTGCTCCTGCCCTTGTAGAGCTCTCTGATGGAAGTGCTGGGACACATACAAAGACCAGAGATCTGGATATTAGAGCCTGCCAGGGGTACTAGAAAGGCATCACCTGGGTTCCAGCCTTGGCCCAGCCCTGGCTCAGCTGAGCCGTAAAACAAGGGGATTTGGTATCGCATCCTGGCTGGTTCTGGAGCTCCAGTTGCTCTGATGTCTCCTGATCTCAGCCAGACCAGGACAGGGTATTGGGGCGGGGATGTAAAGTTGGGAGGAGGCTTGTGTTAAGCAAGGGTTAggaaggtgtgggtgaggagaagggggaggagccaGGCGGCCCACACACCTGTGGCTGAGAGTTGAGTGTCCGTGCACACATATGCATGCATGTGCACTTTGCCAGGCTGGAGTGAGTgggtgggaggtgagggcagTGAGCTTGGGGAGGGGTGTCAAAAAGTGGGGCTAGTTTGGTGGTAAGTGGGGAGCCACTGGACTTCCCCCTGAGTCCAGATCCCTTGCTTCTCTCCCTGAGCTGCTCTGCCTTACAAATACATCTGCCTATCAGTGAAATGGGCATAAAGGCATCTGCCTCGTAAGAGAGTTAAGTGAGGTAACACGTGCAAAGCATTTAGCAGAGTTCTTGGGTCCTGACAGGTTCTCAGTAAATTGCAGATCTTGTTGTGAGGATTACCACCTGGTCTGCTTCAGTCTGCTTGGGCTGACCCCAGATTTAGTAcagctcccttcttccctcccttctctcctatGTCTTGCTCTTCATGGTGATAGTTTAAGGCCTCCTCTTTCAGGAAGCCCTCCTTGGATAAACCCAGCCCATTTTCCCGGagcccctctccttctctctcacttATTATCTTTTCGTTTCCTTTTAGCACATGATTGTTGAGCCAGGCATTGCGCTAAGCCCTACTGGGGATATGGAGACAAAAAGAAACTGGCCCGGCCCTTGGATCGGACAGCTTgggcggggtggtggtgatggagacaTATATTCACAAGTAACAGCAATACAAGGCAAATGGTGATATGGAATAATTTGAGCACAGAGCAAGGAGCAAAGGAATTGAGTGGTGATCAAGGAAGATGTTGGAGAGAAGATAGCATTGGGTCTGGTCTTGGAGGATAAATAAGCTCTTGATGGGTGGAGAAGACAGGGCAGCATTCCTGGCAAGGAGAACCGTATAAGAAAGGCCTGGGAGTGTACACCTGCACCGCTGACATTACAATAGGGCCGAGCTGAGTGCACGCCGCCGAGGGCTcagggtaggagggagggtgGAAAGTGGAGGCCCAGTTCCAGGAGCCCTTGAGTGCTGGCTGAGGGATTTGTGCTTTATCCTGTGAATAATGAGGAGTTGCTGAGAAGAGGACTGATGACCCTTACtcgtggattaaaaaaa
Encoded here:
- the PHLDB1 gene encoding pleckstrin homology-like domain family B member 1 isoform X8, translated to MRRPGRGLGWPPGPQELWSPRTMDTINRNQVGPGSKTPAMVQKGPLDLIETGKGLKVQTDKPHLVSLGSGRLSTAITLLPLEEGRTVIGSAARDISLQGLGLAPEHCYIENLRGTLTLYPCGNACTIDGLLVRQPTRLTQGCMLCLGQSTFLRFNHPAEAKWMKSMIPAGGRAPGPPYSPGPAESQSLVNGNHTPQPATQGPSACGSHSSLVSSIEKDLQEIMDSLVLEEPGAAGKKPAATSPLSPMANGGRYLLSPPTSPGAMSVGSSYENTSPAFSPLSSPASSGSCASHSPSGQEPAPSMPPLVPARSSSYHLALQPSQSRPSGARPSESPRLGRKGGHERPPSPGLRGLRTDSPAATVLAVACRATESPRAGGQLPLVAIGLSEYQASGARGQPTSIPGSPKFQPPVPAPRNKIGTLQDRPPSPFRELPGTERVLTTSPSRQLVGRTFSDGSATRTLQPPESPRLGRRGLDSMRELPPLSPSLSRRALSPMPARTTPDPKLTREVAESPRPRRWAAHGASPEDFSVTAWGRRTRSPSPTLGESLAPRKGSFSGRLSPAYSLGSLTGASPHQSPRAQRKLSSGDLRVPVTRERKNSITEISDNEDDLLEYHRRQRQERLREQEMERLERQRLETILNLCAEYSRADGGPEAGELPSIGEAAAALALACRRPSRGLVGGTGASARSNEEPGGATQRLWETVERSDEENLKEECSSTESTQQEHEDAPSAKLQGEVLALEEERAQVLGRVGQLKVRVKELEQQLQESAREAEMERALLQGEREAERTLLQKEQKALDQLQEKLVTLETGIQKERDKEAEALETETKLFEDLEFQQLERESRVEEERELAGQGLLRSKAELLRSIAKRKERLAVLDSQAGQIRSQAVQESERLARDKNASLQLLQKEKEKLAMLERRYHSLTGGRAFPKTTSTLKEMEKLLLPAVDLEQWYQELMAGLGTGPAAASPRSSPPPLPAKASRQLQVYRSKMDGEATSPLPRTRSGPLPSSSGSSSSSSQLSVATLGRSPSPKSTLLAQNGTSSLPRNLAATLQDIETKRQLALQQKGQQVIEEQRRRLAELKQKAAAEAQCQWDALHGAAPFPAGPSGFPQLLHHSILHHLPVSRERGEEGEHAYDTLSLESSDSMETSISTGGNSACSPDTMSSASGLDVGKTEEMEKMLKEAHAEKSRLMESREREMELRRQALEEERRRREQVERRLQGESTRRHQLVEKEVKMREKQFSQARPLTRYLPIRKEDFDLKTHIESSGHGVDTCLHVVLSSKVCRGYLVKMGGKIKSWKKRWFVFDRLKRTLSYYVDKHETKLKGVIYFQAIEEVYYDHLRSAAKKRFLSFTMVSESPNPALTFCVKTHDRLYYMVAPSAEAMRIWMDVIVTGAEGYTQFMN